Proteins from a genomic interval of Armatimonadota bacterium:
- a CDS encoding NTP transferase domain-containing protein encodes MSKNLKAVIMAGGEGARLRPITASRPKPLTPICNRPIMEHILLLLKRQGIDTVVATVHYLAEAIEGYFGDGSEWEMNLYYSHEDTPLGTAGSVKKAEDYLSEGTFVIVSGDALTDIDLQPALDFHRQKGALATLILARVQNPLEFGVVITQEDGRILRFLEKPSWSEVFSDTVNTGMYILEPEIFGFMEPNAPYDFSQDLFPLLMREGKALYGYVMNEYWSDVGSLQQYRTAQEDLLQRRVNLDIPGVEQQPGIFVGAGAYLDPAAEIIAPSCIGASSKIKSGAVVGPFAVIGENCIIEENAVVARSILWDSVYIGHASSVQSAIVGSRATIKEAVQIQEDAVVGDRCMIDGDSVIRSRIKLWPDKYIESGSTVNMSLIWGKNWRGSLFRNLSVQGLSNIEITPELATKLGAAYGSSLSRGSIVVTSRDSLKVSRMIKRAFISGLLSTGIEVMDLRSMPLPIVRHAIRTTQAVGGVTVRAAPINAKTTLIEFYDQGGIYLSKNQERKVENLYFREDFVRCDPSEVGTIEFASRAIEQYQSGFLSALKHEQTTKPLRLVADFAYSRVASIYPGMLGQFGHDVISLNAYPDPSKAPHSPADVDVFRTNLQQIVRSLNADCGVLFENEGERLNVVDEKGRLISGYGLLMTYALLVAKSRPGCSIAAPITAPSSLEELLRPYDAHVIRTKTDARSLMTIAAERADNVALVGDMEGGLLFPEFQPSFDAMFAFARLLEMAQKAELKLSQVYDQVPPSYVASRAIRCPWELKGRIMRVLTEDASREARVELIDGIKIHHDEAWALVLPDSAEPVFHLHVEGPTQKDAEILLNQYAERIEAIR; translated from the coding sequence GGTCCACTATCTGGCGGAGGCGATCGAGGGTTACTTCGGCGACGGTTCTGAATGGGAGATGAACCTCTATTACTCGCACGAGGATACGCCGCTTGGCACTGCAGGCAGCGTCAAGAAAGCCGAAGACTATCTGAGCGAAGGCACGTTCGTTATCGTGAGCGGCGATGCGCTGACCGACATCGATCTTCAGCCTGCGCTCGACTTCCATCGTCAAAAGGGCGCGCTCGCCACGCTTATCCTGGCGCGAGTGCAGAACCCTCTCGAGTTCGGCGTTGTCATCACACAAGAGGACGGTCGCATTCTACGGTTCCTAGAAAAACCCAGCTGGAGCGAGGTCTTTTCCGACACGGTCAATACCGGCATGTACATTCTAGAGCCGGAGATATTCGGCTTTATGGAGCCAAACGCGCCGTACGACTTCAGCCAAGACCTTTTTCCGCTCCTTATGAGAGAGGGCAAGGCGCTCTACGGTTATGTTATGAACGAGTATTGGAGCGACGTCGGCTCGTTGCAGCAGTATCGGACTGCGCAAGAAGACCTGTTGCAGCGCAGGGTCAACTTGGATATACCGGGCGTCGAACAACAGCCGGGCATCTTTGTAGGCGCAGGCGCATACCTTGATCCAGCCGCCGAGATCATTGCGCCGAGTTGTATTGGAGCCAGTTCCAAGATTAAGTCAGGCGCAGTGGTCGGTCCATTTGCCGTGATCGGCGAGAACTGTATTATCGAGGAAAATGCCGTGGTTGCGCGGAGCATCTTGTGGGACAGCGTCTACATTGGCCATGCCTCTTCCGTCCAGAGCGCTATCGTGGGCAGCCGCGCAACCATCAAGGAGGCCGTTCAGATTCAAGAGGACGCCGTAGTGGGCGACCGATGCATGATCGATGGCGACAGCGTCATTCGTTCGCGAATCAAACTGTGGCCGGACAAATATATCGAGAGCGGCTCGACCGTAAACATGAGCCTGATCTGGGGCAAGAACTGGCGCGGCTCGCTGTTCCGAAATCTCAGCGTGCAAGGCCTGAGCAACATCGAAATCACGCCCGAACTGGCCACCAAACTGGGCGCGGCCTACGGTTCGTCTCTCTCTCGCGGCTCCATCGTCGTTACCTCGCGCGATTCGCTCAAAGTCTCTCGAATGATCAAACGCGCCTTTATATCCGGACTTCTGTCCACAGGCATCGAGGTCATGGATCTTCGGTCCATGCCTTTGCCGATCGTCCGCCATGCCATTCGCACGACTCAGGCGGTCGGCGGCGTAACAGTGCGGGCCGCGCCCATCAACGCCAAGACAACCCTAATCGAGTTTTACGATCAAGGCGGCATCTATCTTTCGAAAAACCAAGAGAGAAAGGTTGAAAACCTCTATTTCCGCGAAGATTTCGTGCGTTGCGATCCGAGCGAAGTTGGCACTATCGAGTTTGCCTCGCGGGCGATCGAGCAGTACCAAAGCGGGTTCTTGAGCGCCTTAAAGCACGAGCAAACGACGAAGCCTTTGCGCTTGGTGGCCGACTTCGCCTACAGCCGAGTGGCGTCGATCTACCCAGGAATGCTCGGCCAGTTCGGGCACGATGTGATCTCGCTCAACGCCTATCCGGACCCGTCCAAAGCGCCCCATAGCCCCGCAGATGTCGATGTTTTTCGCACCAATCTTCAACAAATCGTGCGAAGTCTGAACGCTGATTGCGGCGTGCTGTTCGAAAACGAAGGCGAGAGGCTTAATGTGGTAGATGAGAAAGGGAGGCTGATCTCAGGCTACGGCCTCTTGATGACCTATGCGCTCTTGGTCGCCAAGTCTAGGCCGGGATGTTCGATTGCGGCGCCGATCACCGCGCCGAGCAGCCTTGAAGAGCTTCTCAGACCCTACGATGCCCATGTGATCCGTACCAAGACGGACGCCCGATCACTGATGACCATTGCCGCAGAACGCGCCGATAACGTTGCGTTAGTGGGCGACATGGAAGGCGGCCTGCTTTTCCCCGAGTTCCAGCCGAGCTTCGATGCGATGTTCGCATTCGCTCGCCTATTAGAGATGGCCCAAAAGGCCGAACTCAAGTTGAGCCAAGTCTACGATCAAGTGCCGCCCAGTTATGTCGCAAGCCGCGCTATACGATGCCCTTGGGAACTGAAAGGTCGAATCATGCGCGTGCTGACCGAAGATGCGTCGCGCGAGGCTCGGGTCGAATTGATCGACGGCATCAAGATTCATCACGACGAAGCGTGGGCGCTGGTATTGCCCGATTCGGCCGAGCCGGTCTTCCACTTGCATGTCGAAGGTCCGACTCAAAAGGATGCCGAGATTCTGCTGAACCAGTACGCAGAGAGGATCGAGGCCATTCGGTAG
- a CDS encoding DivIVA domain-containing protein, protein MSDRGRITVLEIESRAFPRRMRGYDPTAVQLFLQEIAADYDDLQEENRRLKSELGSASTETDKFRSMEDTLKEALMLAQKSADEVRANARKEAELILAEAKLQAAKLEEEIAGLKAQKRLIISEIRALLRTHLDALPSDVHAAVQIEAEEPVAQSH, encoded by the coding sequence ATGAGCGACCGCGGACGGATTACCGTGCTGGAGATAGAAAGCCGAGCGTTTCCTCGCCGAATGCGCGGATACGATCCGACAGCGGTGCAGCTCTTTCTACAAGAGATAGCAGCCGACTATGACGATCTTCAGGAGGAGAATCGGCGGTTAAAGTCCGAACTGGGTTCCGCCTCGACTGAGACCGACAAGTTTCGCTCGATGGAAGACACACTGAAAGAAGCGCTGATGTTGGCGCAAAAGTCGGCAGACGAAGTCCGCGCCAATGCCCGCAAAGAGGCTGAACTGATCCTGGCCGAGGCCAAACTGCAAGCCGCCAAGTTAGAAGAAGAGATTGCAGGTCTAAAAGCGCAAAAACGACTGATCATCAGCGAGATCCGAGCCTTGCTCCGAACGCATTTGGACGCGTTGCCGTCCGATGTTCATGCCGCCGTCCAGATAGAAGCAGAAGAACCAGTCGCTCAGTCGCATTGA
- the aroC gene encoding chorismate synthase produces the protein MGSVFGRLFQIATFGESHGTAVGVVVDGCPPGLEINLDEIQFELDRRRPGQSKLVSQRKEPDRVAVLSGLIDGRTLGTPICLLVHNQDARPGDYAQIQELYRPSHADYTYDAKYGLRAWQGGGRASARETIGRVAAGSVAKQLLRNRYQVEIVGWVAEAGGVRAKVDPSKVTIAQVEATPTRCPQPAAARKIQERIEEIRKEGDSIGGVVGCVARGCPPGWGDPVFDKLEADLAKAVLSLPASKGFEIGSGFAGARMTGSRHNDPFYNDGADRIRTRTNYSGGIQGGITNGEDIVIRVAFKPTSTIFKPQETVDRQGNPAILKAKGRHDPCVLPRAVPMVEAMVALTLADHALRHQAQCD, from the coding sequence GTGGGCAGCGTCTTTGGGAGGTTGTTTCAGATCGCGACTTTTGGCGAATCGCACGGCACGGCGGTCGGCGTCGTTGTCGATGGATGTCCGCCTGGCCTCGAAATCAACCTAGATGAAATCCAGTTCGAATTGGATCGTCGCCGACCCGGCCAAAGCAAACTGGTGTCGCAACGGAAGGAGCCAGATCGCGTCGCGGTCCTATCTGGATTGATCGATGGTCGCACGCTGGGTACGCCAATCTGTCTCTTGGTTCACAATCAGGATGCGCGCCCTGGCGACTATGCCCAGATTCAGGAGCTCTATCGACCCTCTCACGCCGACTACACCTACGATGCGAAGTATGGCCTGCGCGCGTGGCAGGGCGGAGGGCGAGCCAGCGCGAGGGAAACCATTGGTCGAGTAGCCGCAGGATCGGTCGCCAAGCAACTGCTGCGCAATCGATACCAAGTCGAAATTGTCGGATGGGTGGCCGAGGCTGGCGGCGTTCGCGCCAAGGTCGATCCAAGCAAAGTTACCATAGCGCAGGTAGAAGCCACGCCAACCCGATGTCCGCAGCCAGCCGCGGCGCGAAAGATCCAGGAACGAATCGAGGAAATCCGAAAGGAAGGCGATTCGATTGGCGGCGTCGTAGGTTGCGTGGCTCGCGGCTGTCCGCCCGGCTGGGGAGACCCAGTTTTCGATAAGCTCGAAGCCGACTTGGCCAAGGCGGTCTTAAGCTTGCCCGCGTCTAAAGGCTTCGAGATCGGTTCGGGCTTTGCTGGCGCGCGAATGACGGGCAGCCGGCATAACGACCCGTTCTACAACGATGGAGCCGACCGAATTCGTACCCGCACCAACTATTCTGGCGGCATCCAAGGCGGTATCACCAATGGAGAGGACATTGTGATCCGCGTCGCATTCAAGCCGACGTCGACGATCTTTAAGCCGCAAGAGACGGTCGATCGGCAAGGCAATCCCGCCATTCTGAAAGCAAAGGGCCGCCACGATCCTTGCGTGCTTCCACGAGCGGTGCCTATGGTGGAGGCGATGGTGGCGCTAACCCTGGCCGACCACGCGCTGCGCCATCAGGCTCAATGCGACTGA